In a single window of the Agrobacterium tumefaciens genome:
- a CDS encoding FAD-dependent oxidoreductase, with the protein MSASALFDNQCDHFSTKMVDLIMVDKADEMDRRVSDAFLEREASRGRRITQISTECSAGLACKRLADGRFPEISAGRKVAVLSAYIYVGKEILGRILKSEPWARATVSGLVAIDLAPFCMDFSEAQLLQTLFLLSGKRCAPSDLSHFVAISISKTARFRTLQMPLYEKGTMKRVSGFTMTLEEAIPFDMVAYGQNLMLKASSGSFPTIDLLYDYRPFFDQCSDSGRIGFFPEDVPKPKVAVIGAGISGLVVASELLHAGVDDVTIYEASDRVGGKLWSHAFKDAPSVVAEMGAMRFPPAASCLFFFLERYGLSSMRPFPNPGTVDTNLVYQGVRYMWNAGQQPPKLFHRVYNGWRAFLKDGFHEGDIVLASPVAITQALKSGDIRRARDSWQIWLNRFGRESFSSAIERIFLGTHPPGGETWSFPHDWDLFKLMGIGSGGFGPVFESGFIEILRLVVNEYEENQWMCSEGISELPRRIASQVVNGVSVSQRIRHVQVRAIEKEETKIKIRLKSRISELYDKVVVTSGLANIQLRHCLTCDTTIFRAPVNQAVDNSHMTGSSKLFLLTERKFWLDHILPSCVLMDGIAKAVYCLDYEPQDPNGKGLVLISYTWEDDSHKLLAVPDKKERLCLLRDAISRSFPAFAQHLVPACADYDQNVIQHDWLTDENAGGAFKLNRRGEDFYSEELFFQTLDTTNDTGVYLAGCSCSFTGGWVEGAVQTACNAVCAIIHNCGGILAKGNPLEHSWKRYNYRTRN; encoded by the coding sequence ATGTCAGCTTCAGCTCTCTTTGATAACCAATGCGATCATTTCTCTACCAAAATGGTGGATCTGATAATGGTCGATAAGGCTGATGAAATGGACCGGAGGGTTTCCGATGCCTTCTTAGAACGAGAAGCTTCTAGGGGAAGGAGGATCACTCAAATCTCCACCGAGTGCAGCGCTGGGTTAGCTTGCAAAAGGCTGGCCGACGGTCGCTTTCCCGAGATCTCAGCTGGTCGAAAGGTAGCAGTTCTCTCCGCTTACATCTATGTTGGAAAGGAAATTCTGGGGCGGATACTTAAATCGGAACCTTGGGCGCGAGCAACAGTGAGTGGCCTCGTTGCCATCGACCTTGCACCATTTTGCATGGATTTTTCCGAAGCACAACTTCTCCAAACCCTGTTTTTGCTGAGCGGTAAAAGATGTGCACCCAGCGATCTTAGTCATTTCGTGGCCATTTCAATCTCTAAGACTGCCCGCTTTCGAACCCTGCAAATGCCGCTGTACGAGAAAGGCACGATGAAACGCGTTAGCGGGTTTACCATGACCCTTGAAGAGGCCATACCATTTGACATGGTCGCTTATGGTCAAAACCTGATGCTGAAGGCTTCGTCAGGTTCCTTTCCAACAATCGACTTGCTCTATGACTACAGACCGTTTTTTGACCAATGCTCCGATAGTGGACGGATCGGCTTCTTTCCGGAAGATGTTCCTAAGCCTAAAGTGGCGGTCATTGGCGCTGGCATTTCCGGACTCGTGGTGGCAAGCGAACTGCTTCATGCTGGGGTAGACGATGTTACAATATATGAAGCAAGTGATCGGGTTGGAGGCAAGCTTTGGTCACATGCTTTCAAGGACGCTCCCAGCGTCGTGGCCGAAATGGGGGCGATGCGATTTCCTCCTGCTGCATCCTGCTTGTTTTTCTTCCTCGAGCGGTACGGCCTGTCTTCGATGAGGCCGTTCCCAAATCCCGGCACAGTCGACACTAACTTGGTCTACCAAGGCGTCCGATACATGTGGAACGCCGGGCAGCAGCCACCGAAGCTGTTCCATCGCGTTTACAATGGTTGGCGTGCGTTCTTGAAGGACGGTTTCCATGAGGGAGATATTGTGTTGGCTTCGCCTGTCGCAATTACTCAGGCCTTGAAATCAGGAGACATTAGGCGGGCTCGTGACTCCTGGCAAATTTGGTTGAACCGTTTCGGGAGGGAGTCCTTCTCTTCCGCGATAGAGAGGATCTTTCTGGGCACGCATCCTCCTGGTGGTGAAACATGGAGCTTCCCTCATGATTGGGACCTATTCAAGCTAATGGGAATAGGATCTGGCGGGTTTGGTCCTGTTTTTGAAAGCGGGTTTATTGAGATCCTTCGCTTGGTCGTAAACGAATATGAAGAAAATCAGTGGATGTGCTCTGAGGGAATCTCAGAACTTCCTCGTCGAATAGCCTCTCAAGTGGTTAACGGTGTGTCTGTAAGTCAGCGTATACGCCATGTTCAAGTCAGGGCGATTGAGAAGGAAGAGACAAAAATAAAGATAAGGCTTAAGAGCAGGATATCTGAACTTTATGATAAGGTGGTGGTTACATCTGGACTCGCAAATATCCAACTCAGGCATTGTCTGACATGCGATACCACCATTTTTCGTGCACCAGTGAACCAAGCTGTTGATAACAGCCATATGACAGGCTCGTCAAAACTCTTCCTGCTGACTGAACGAAAATTCTGGTTAGACCATATACTCCCCTCCTGTGTCCTCATGGACGGGATCGCAAAAGCAGTGTACTGCCTGGACTATGAGCCGCAGGATCCGAATGGTAAAGGTCTGGTGCTCATCAGTTATACATGGGAGGACGACTCCCACAAGCTATTGGCGGTCCCCGACAAAAAAGAGCGATTATGTCTGCTGCGAGACGCGATTTCGAGATCTTTCCCGGCGTTTGCCCAGCATCTAGTTCCCGCCTGCGCTGATTACGACCAAAATGTTATTCAACATGATTGGCTTACAGACGAGAATGCCGGGGGAGCTTTCAAACTCAACCGGCGTGGCGAGGATTTTTATTCTGAAGAACTTTTCTTTCAAACGCTGGACACGACTAATGATACCGGAGTTTACTTGGCGGGTTGCAGTTGTTCCTTCACGGGTGGATGGGTGGAGGGCGCTGTTCAGACCGCGTGTAACGCCGTCTGTGCAATTATCCACAATTGTGGAGGCATTTTGGCAAAGGGCAATCCTCTCGAACACTCTTGGAAGAGATATAACTACCGCACTAGAAACTAA
- a CDS encoding inositol monophosphatase family protein produces MVEMAPTTLSARPFEAIVEDIAREAGKLALSHFESLADLPVEKKGHLDLVTQADKQVEEFLIARLQGAFPDDGIFGEEGGEITGTSGRIWVIDPIDGTFNFVRGGQNWAVSIGLYENRRPAFGAIFAPVRDLMLVGGKSVEPLLNGKPIKPLPALDMSRASTGFSFHPSVPTADRLEVIRFISDELQISFRFCGSATLSLIEVMMGETDGYVSVGDSTWDVMAALPILAGLGASHTIDWDRIELSQKLRFVCGSKEFLTRARPLLQNLSAAA; encoded by the coding sequence ATGGTTGAGATGGCTCCTACGACTCTTTCCGCGCGTCCGTTTGAGGCGATTGTTGAAGACATCGCTAGGGAAGCTGGCAAACTGGCCTTGAGCCATTTTGAATCCCTGGCAGACCTTCCCGTCGAAAAGAAGGGCCATCTGGACCTCGTGACCCAGGCGGACAAGCAGGTTGAGGAATTCCTGATTGCCAGACTGCAAGGAGCCTTCCCGGATGACGGGATTTTTGGTGAGGAAGGCGGCGAAATCACAGGAACGTCGGGCCGCATCTGGGTTATTGATCCAATCGACGGAACGTTCAACTTCGTGCGTGGGGGGCAAAACTGGGCGGTTTCGATCGGTCTTTACGAGAATCGGCGGCCCGCGTTCGGTGCCATTTTCGCTCCAGTCCGGGACCTGATGCTTGTTGGAGGCAAATCGGTCGAACCGCTCCTTAATGGTAAACCGATCAAGCCGCTGCCGGCCCTCGACATGTCGCGAGCATCAACCGGATTTAGCTTCCATCCTTCGGTACCAACAGCCGACCGGCTGGAAGTAATCCGCTTTATTTCGGACGAGCTGCAGATCAGCTTCCGGTTCTGCGGATCCGCCACCCTCTCGCTCATCGAGGTTATGATGGGGGAGACGGATGGCTACGTGTCAGTGGGAGATTCAACGTGGGACGTCATGGCGGCTCTGCCTATCCTGGCAGGTCTTGGTGCTTCTCACACAATTGACTGGGATCGGATCGAACTGTCTCAAAAGCTCCGCTTCGTATGTGGCAGCAAAGAATTCCTGACCAGAGCCAGACCATTGCTGCAGAACCTTTCAGCCGCCGCTTAA
- a CDS encoding NUDIX hydrolase translates to MSSKAPKPGPFAPLPFVTDLAKDEVKTQCAAICYRRICKGSDEIEVLLITSRDSGRWVIPKGWPMRKKKLHQVARQEAWEEAGVRGHIQKTPFGHFSYLKKVSKDEIFPCLVQVHLLSVSELEEGFPEKGQRQLKWFSPAEAALAVDETGLRRLFNNLQYHTEPEPTSS, encoded by the coding sequence ATGTCGAGTAAAGCTCCTAAGCCCGGACCTTTCGCACCCCTCCCGTTCGTTACGGATCTCGCGAAGGATGAGGTTAAAACCCAATGCGCTGCGATCTGCTACAGGCGGATTTGCAAAGGTAGCGACGAGATCGAAGTCCTCTTGATCACGAGCCGCGACAGCGGGCGTTGGGTAATCCCTAAGGGTTGGCCGATGCGAAAAAAGAAACTGCATCAGGTTGCCCGGCAAGAAGCCTGGGAAGAAGCTGGCGTGCGTGGCCATATACAGAAGACGCCGTTCGGGCACTTCAGCTACCTGAAGAAGGTTTCGAAAGATGAAATCTTCCCGTGCCTGGTTCAAGTCCATCTCCTGTCTGTATCCGAACTTGAGGAAGGCTTTCCCGAGAAAGGCCAGCGTCAACTCAAGTGGTTCTCACCGGCCGAGGCAGCGCTAGCTGTAGATGAGACTGGGTTACGACGACTTTTCAACAACCTGCAATACCACACCGAACCTGAACCAACGTCGTCCTGA
- the tnpB gene encoding IS66 family insertion sequence element accessory protein TnpB (TnpB, as the term is used for proteins encoded by IS66 family insertion elements, is considered an accessory protein, since TnpC, encoded by a neighboring gene, is a DDE family transposase.): MAYVMRYSDFPIEVLSVDDLGRRRDWSDAEKVRIVEESLQGFRQGSATARRYGLSRSLLTAWRRQYRSGLLSGSAPTTFVRLSISPPAATSSEVVSPPRSEDDKTIEIGLRNGRRLTILASLDPTILARRGWVMIAFPAKVKVWIAGGVADMRRGMNSLALNVQQGLGRDPRGGEVFRFRERKGDLIKVLWHDGVGMSLYIKRLEAGKFIWPVSQNGSAVPVSAAQLGYLLEGIDSAIDAGRNDLRRRADRYHSSVLLGFLHATW, from the coding sequence ATGGCTTATGTCATGCGCTACAGTGATTTCCCCATTGAGGTCTTGTCCGTCGACGATCTTGGTCGTCGGCGGGATTGGTCTGACGCGGAGAAGGTTCGGATCGTTGAAGAGAGCCTGCAGGGATTTCGGCAGGGCTCGGCGACGGCGCGGCGTTATGGATTGTCGCGGTCCTTGTTGACGGCTTGGCGTCGTCAATATCGGAGCGGGCTTCTGAGTGGTTCCGCGCCAACAACCTTCGTGCGACTTTCGATTTCGCCACCGGCGGCGACATCTAGCGAGGTGGTCTCCCCGCCGCGATCTGAAGACGACAAGACGATCGAGATCGGCCTGCGGAACGGCCGACGGCTGACGATCCTGGCCTCGCTTGATCCGACCATTCTTGCCCGTCGTGGATGGGTCATGATCGCCTTTCCGGCCAAGGTGAAGGTGTGGATCGCGGGCGGGGTGGCGGACATGCGTCGCGGCATGAACAGCCTGGCGCTGAATGTGCAACAAGGTCTTGGCCGTGATCCTCGTGGCGGCGAAGTCTTCCGCTTCAGGGAGCGCAAGGGTGATCTGATCAAAGTCCTCTGGCATGACGGCGTCGGCATGTCGCTTTACATAAAGCGCCTTGAAGCTGGCAAATTCATCTGGCCGGTCAGCCAGAACGGGTCGGCCGTGCCGGTGTCGGCGGCGCAGTTGGGATATCTCCTGGAAGGGATCGACTCCGCAATCGACGCTGGGCGCAACGACCTGCGACGGCGGGCTGATCGCTATCATTCCTCTGTTTTGTTGGGCTTTCTGCATGCGACATGGTAG
- a CDS encoding ABC transporter permease — protein sequence MTTNTLASPKRQFLKSASRIPVSIWLCLIWIAVVFLVGVTAQWISPFDYLQQSPLARFAPPGAPGHLLGTDYLGRDVLSNILVATQTSLMIALLGSLICAFIGTSLGFVTAHFGGWVDNAIMGFADAKASVPFIIFALGVLAFLGSSPLILLMLVGVASFERYARLTRGLVLSANQEGYAEAARIVGVPSLRIYLRHVLPNIAGPLIVQITLNFPEIIILESGLSFLGLGIQPPETSLGLMVADGRSYIAIAWWLIALPGVVIVLTTLSISLLGDYLRDRFDARLR from the coding sequence ATGACCACTAACACGCTCGCTTCGCCGAAAAGGCAATTTCTGAAATCTGCCAGCCGGATTCCGGTCAGTATCTGGCTGTGCCTGATCTGGATAGCTGTCGTCTTCTTGGTGGGTGTGACGGCACAGTGGATCAGCCCTTTTGATTATCTTCAGCAGTCACCTCTTGCCCGCTTTGCGCCGCCCGGTGCGCCGGGACATCTGCTGGGGACCGATTATCTTGGTCGCGATGTCCTCAGCAATATCTTGGTTGCAACCCAGACGTCTTTGATGATTGCACTTCTCGGCTCTTTGATCTGCGCGTTTATTGGTACAAGCCTCGGATTCGTGACTGCCCACTTCGGCGGCTGGGTCGACAACGCGATCATGGGATTTGCGGATGCGAAAGCGTCGGTGCCCTTCATCATTTTCGCCCTCGGCGTGCTGGCCTTTCTCGGGTCTAGTCCGCTCATACTTCTGATGCTCGTGGGCGTCGCGTCATTTGAGCGCTATGCACGCCTCACGCGTGGCCTTGTTCTGAGCGCCAACCAGGAGGGATATGCTGAAGCTGCCCGGATTGTCGGCGTTCCATCCCTGCGAATTTATCTGCGACATGTTCTCCCAAACATTGCGGGACCACTTATCGTTCAGATCACTTTGAACTTCCCCGAAATCATCATCTTGGAAAGCGGGCTGAGCTTTCTAGGGCTTGGAATTCAACCTCCAGAGACAAGCCTCGGGCTTATGGTTGCTGACGGGAGAAGCTACATCGCAATTGCATGGTGGCTCATCGCCTTGCCCGGCGTCGTTATTGTGCTCACCACCTTGTCCATAAGCCTGCTCGGCGACTATTTGCGCGATCGTTTCGACGCGCGGCTGCGTTAA
- a CDS encoding DUF4432 family protein, whose translation MDINLLKKTPDLRGVADIRLTTLDDGPGRGQRILIARNATGVAFEVAVDRGFDIASLSFKGINIGWHSPTQMRFPTVDPGSEEGWGFMRNFDGFMVTCGLDHISRPREIDISHYNHPHLKSKKVPHHGRISTEKARLMRYGVDPESGDVFCEGLVRQACVFGETIELRRRLTLPIFGSVLDINDTVTNRGFVPTYHAIIYHLNYGYPFLDEDLEITGLPEHLLAKMLLDPPAPNDKYGEKVDVVDSNQVLETDPILLANPALGISVGLTYSHAHLPKLAVWRAYQSGLFALGIEPRTDWAENHPLVQFGESISHSLRIELNDLRLK comes from the coding sequence ATGGATATCAACCTGCTTAAGAAAACGCCTGATCTAAGAGGTGTCGCGGACATACGACTTACGACGCTGGATGATGGCCCCGGCCGCGGCCAACGCATTCTGATTGCCCGCAACGCGACTGGGGTGGCGTTCGAAGTGGCGGTCGATCGTGGTTTCGACATTGCCAGCCTTTCTTTCAAAGGCATCAATATCGGGTGGCACTCGCCCACGCAAATGCGATTTCCCACAGTCGATCCCGGCTCGGAGGAGGGATGGGGCTTCATGCGCAACTTCGATGGCTTCATGGTGACCTGCGGCCTTGATCACATCAGTCGACCGCGCGAGATAGACATTTCCCACTACAATCATCCGCACCTGAAATCGAAGAAAGTGCCGCACCACGGCCGGATTTCGACTGAGAAGGCGAGACTGATGAGATATGGTGTAGACCCTGAATCCGGAGACGTGTTTTGCGAGGGTTTGGTTAGACAGGCTTGCGTCTTTGGTGAAACGATCGAGTTGCGCCGACGCTTAACCCTGCCCATCTTTGGGTCAGTGCTGGATATCAACGATACGGTCACGAACCGAGGTTTTGTTCCCACGTATCACGCAATCATTTACCACCTGAACTACGGGTACCCCTTCCTGGATGAGGATCTGGAGATAACCGGGCTGCCCGAACATCTCTTGGCAAAAATGCTGTTAGACCCACCCGCTCCGAATGATAAATACGGTGAAAAAGTCGATGTAGTGGATAGCAACCAGGTTCTCGAAACCGATCCGATCTTGCTAGCTAATCCTGCCCTCGGCATCTCCGTTGGCCTGACATACAGCCACGCCCATCTGCCTAAACTAGCAGTCTGGCGTGCATACCAGTCGGGGTTATTCGCACTCGGCATAGAGCCTCGAACAGACTGGGCCGAAAACCATCCACTGGTTCAATTCGGGGAAAGCATCAGTCACTCCTTGCGAATTGAGCTAAACGATCTGAGACTTAAATAG
- a CDS encoding RolB family protein, with product MYDSQPVFNIIDSSNLQDRRELKLVLIHTANAYRSFAQKSLIAAQRSWINLITNTDAPIDPPKDEVVKRFCEVAGCPGPTDIPNVSLMYVYCSFQEMRGYAQKRFYDGASDGGTVISTVPPYAEGITKQTMRLWQKNVYQNTSKETHDLDAYIAFLPSTSLQHPIFSHMKIGGNSFLAPSRIGPFCVEIIAVGKTLFQDNGLKKEPKMWCDMAFTSLWKRLV from the coding sequence ATGTATGACAGTCAGCCAGTATTCAACATTATCGACAGCTCGAATCTACAAGACCGGCGTGAACTTAAACTCGTTCTAATTCACACAGCAAATGCTTACCGCAGTTTTGCACAAAAAAGCCTCATAGCTGCTCAACGCTCGTGGATAAATTTAATCACTAATACTGATGCTCCCATTGATCCACCTAAAGACGAAGTGGTCAAGCGCTTTTGCGAAGTTGCGGGCTGCCCAGGTCCAACAGATATACCCAATGTATCTTTGATGTACGTTTATTGCTCGTTTCAAGAAATGCGAGGGTATGCACAGAAGCGATTTTATGACGGCGCTTCCGACGGAGGCACAGTTATCTCCACCGTCCCACCCTATGCCGAAGGGATAACAAAACAAACTATGAGGTTGTGGCAGAAAAATGTTTATCAAAATACAAGCAAAGAAACACATGATTTGGATGCTTACATTGCTTTTCTTCCGAGTACGTCGCTTCAACATCCGATTTTCTCGCATATGAAGATCGGCGGCAATAGCTTCTTAGCGCCATCCCGGATTGGTCCTTTCTGTGTTGAAATAATCGCGGTCGGCAAGACTCTCTTTCAGGATAACGGGCTGAAAAAGGAGCCCAAGATGTGGTGTGATATGGCTTTCACTTCCTTGTGGAAGCGTTTGGTCTAA
- a CDS encoding glycerophosphodiester phosphodiesterase family protein, with the protein MFNLGKRIQECTASSLLTALCKGGRNLSELDVCLTLDNVPIVSHDLNTWRVSENLGDKLFNKIHSSAIKDVPVIIREVSNGVIQDQYLETVDHIPFLDELLRKVFSANPDATIFLDGRNYEAHVIVAWLSHRPEYHQRVVVLFYTFEYLNGAAFVDAILKAQPASDWRKSIALMPAVFPEELCRLACLRQVTEPTVDDLYLAGKAWIDSILMQDMRIVAIHVVFSRVTRNLLGQVIDKDVLLAFDSDEAAVRLAYYVKEDAMIRAKRPHLKFAAVNRCYDFAASLECGERGEFSIDIKTGRARRHETDERKHLRWRKGTPGNSATIADWVISDRSEDEMAVWEWRNQGIDREVSHLSPHLDVNVDTSK; encoded by the coding sequence ATGTTCAATTTAGGAAAACGAATTCAAGAATGCACCGCGAGCTCATTGTTGACCGCGCTGTGCAAAGGAGGACGCAATCTGAGCGAGTTGGACGTCTGTTTAACTTTAGATAACGTACCTATCGTTTCTCATGATCTTAACACTTGGCGAGTGTCTGAAAATTTGGGAGATAAGCTCTTCAACAAAATTCACTCATCAGCCATCAAGGATGTGCCTGTTATTATTCGAGAAGTGTCAAATGGGGTAATACAAGATCAGTATCTTGAAACCGTTGATCATATTCCCTTTTTAGACGAACTATTAAGGAAAGTATTTTCGGCTAATCCAGATGCCACCATTTTCCTAGACGGTAGGAACTATGAGGCTCACGTGATTGTGGCTTGGCTTAGCCACCGACCGGAATACCATCAAAGAGTTGTCGTACTTTTCTATACATTCGAATACCTAAACGGTGCTGCCTTCGTCGATGCAATTTTAAAAGCTCAGCCCGCATCTGATTGGAGGAAATCAATCGCTTTAATGCCCGCTGTTTTTCCTGAAGAACTTTGCAGACTAGCCTGTTTGCGTCAAGTTACTGAACCTACCGTTGATGATTTGTATTTGGCAGGCAAAGCCTGGATTGATTCCATTCTAATGCAAGACATGCGGATTGTGGCGATACATGTTGTTTTCTCCAGGGTAACCAGAAACTTGTTGGGCCAAGTTATCGATAAAGATGTCTTGTTAGCTTTCGATTCAGATGAAGCCGCAGTGAGGCTCGCGTATTACGTAAAGGAAGATGCGATGATCAGAGCTAAACGCCCCCACCTGAAGTTTGCAGCGGTCAATAGATGCTATGACTTCGCTGCCTCTCTGGAGTGCGGCGAGCGGGGAGAGTTCTCCATCGACATTAAAACAGGCAGGGCTCGACGTCATGAGACAGACGAGCGGAAACACTTACGTTGGAGAAAAGGAACACCAGGAAATTCGGCAACGATTGCGGACTGGGTAATCTCAGACCGATCTGAAGATGAAATGGCTGTCTGGGAATGGCGAAATCAAGGCATTGATCGTGAAGTTTCTCATCTCAGCCCCCATCTGGACGTCAATGTAGACACGTCGAAATAA
- the iaaH gene encoding indoleacetamide hydrolase: protein MVAITSLAQTLERIRLKEYSCLELVETLIARCEAAKSLNALLATDWDGLRRSAKQIDRHGNAGVGLCGIPLCFKANIATGIFPASAATPALINHLPKIPSRVAERLFSAGALPGASGNMHELSFGITSNNYATGAVRNPWNPSLIPGGSSGGVAAAVASRLMLGGIGTDTGASVRLPSALCGVVGFRPTLGRYPGDRIIPVSPTRDTPGIIAQCVADVVILDQIISGTPARMPPIPLRGLRIGLPITYFYDDLDADVALAAETTIRLLANKGVTFVEANIPHLDELNSGASLPIALYEFPHALKQYLDDFVKTISFSDVIKGIRSPDVANIVNAQIDGHQISKAAYELARHSFRPRLQATYRNYFRLNKLDAILFPTAPLVARPIGQDSSVIHNGSMMDTFKIYVRNVDPSSNAGLPGLSIPVCLTPDRLPVGMEIDGLAGSDQRLLAIGGALEEAIGFRYRPGLPN from the coding sequence ATGGTGGCCATTACCTCGTTAGCACAAACCCTAGAACGCATCAGACTGAAGGAATACTCCTGCCTAGAACTAGTGGAAACTCTGATAGCGCGTTGTGAAGCTGCAAAATCACTAAACGCCCTTCTGGCTACAGACTGGGATGGCTTGCGGCGAAGCGCAAAACAAATTGATCGCCATGGAAACGCCGGAGTAGGTCTTTGCGGCATTCCACTCTGTTTTAAGGCGAACATCGCGACCGGCATATTTCCTGCAAGCGCTGCTACGCCGGCGCTGATAAACCACTTGCCAAAGATACCATCCCGCGTCGCAGAAAGACTTTTTTCAGCTGGAGCACTGCCGGGTGCCTCGGGAAACATGCATGAGTTATCGTTTGGAATTACGAGTAACAACTATGCCACCGGGGCGGTTCGGAACCCGTGGAATCCAAGTCTGATACCAGGAGGGTCAAGCGGTGGTGTGGCGGCTGCGGTGGCAAGCCGATTAATGTTGGGCGGCATAGGCACCGATACCGGGGCATCTGTTCGCCTTCCCTCAGCCCTATGTGGGGTAGTAGGATTTCGACCGACGCTTGGTCGATATCCAGGAGATCGGATAATACCGGTTAGCCCTACCCGAGACACTCCCGGAATCATAGCGCAGTGCGTAGCCGATGTTGTAATCCTCGACCAGATAATTTCCGGCACACCGGCGAGAATGCCACCCATACCGCTGAGGGGGCTAAGGATCGGCCTCCCTATAACCTACTTTTATGATGACCTTGATGCTGATGTGGCCCTAGCAGCTGAAACAACGATTCGCCTGCTAGCAAACAAAGGCGTAACTTTTGTTGAAGCCAACATTCCTCACCTAGACGAACTGAACAGTGGGGCCAGTTTACCAATTGCACTCTATGAATTTCCACACGCTCTAAAACAGTATCTCGATGACTTTGTAAAAACTATTTCTTTTTCTGACGTGATTAAAGGAATTCGTAGCCCTGATGTAGCCAACATTGTCAATGCGCAAATTGATGGACATCAAATTTCCAAAGCTGCATATGAACTGGCCCGTCATTCCTTCAGACCAAGGCTTCAAGCCACATATCGCAACTACTTCAGACTTAATAAATTAGATGCAATTCTCTTCCCAACTGCACCCTTGGTGGCCAGACCCATAGGTCAGGATTCCTCAGTTATACACAATGGCTCGATGATGGACACATTCAAGATCTACGTGCGAAATGTGGACCCAAGCAGCAACGCAGGCCTACCTGGCCTGAGCATTCCTGTTTGCCTTACACCTGATCGCTTGCCTGTTGGAATGGAGATCGATGGATTAGCGGGTTCAGACCAACGTCTGTTAGCAATAGGGGGGGCATTGGAAGAAGCCATTGGATTCCGATATCGTCCCGGTTTACCCAATTAA
- a CDS encoding transposase, translating to MAARGYELSDVQWSKISALPPGKADDPRCTGLDNRSFIVGCIWFLDSGAQLRDLPGRYGKWKAVHLRFSRWCHANISIQGHRKARTDQYPANRSGAAAPVCHGHC from the coding sequence ATGGCAGCCAGGGGATATGAATTGAGCGATGTTCAGTGGTCAAAGATTTCGGCGTTGCCACCGGGCAAAGCTGATGATCCGCGATGCACTGGCTTGGACAACCGGTCGTTTATCGTTGGTTGTATTTGGTTTTTGGACTCTGGCGCGCAATTGCGCGACCTGCCAGGACGCTACGGCAAGTGGAAGGCCGTACACTTGCGCTTCAGCCGTTGGTGCCACGCAAACATATCAATCCAAGGTCACCGCAAGGCTCGAACGGATCAATATCCCGCTAACCGTAGTGGTGCAGCCGCTCCTGTCTGTCACGGCCACTGTTGA
- a CDS encoding glycerophosphodiester phosphodiesterase has protein sequence MNPLRMTPETIRLGGHRGHSAGAPENTLAAFRKAFEFGGQHVTCETDLGITRDGELVLIHDETVDRTTNGHGLVQNMTYSELCKLDAGSWFGEQFSGERVPLLKEALQLARELGIIYQLELKIYDANDVFFPKLRALIDELGCADLLQFSSFDYVQLKAVKQAIPDVPTVGLMHSRLIDPAALARQANLDAMNIEIYHFASGEARQLHEEGFAAFCYLPADYHEKLLKYGVDIEAQVVQWVRGGQLDQLLGDDVAQVAKIRDRAHG, from the coding sequence ATGAATCCACTCAGAATGACACCTGAGACGATACGTCTTGGCGGTCACAGAGGCCATAGTGCCGGTGCTCCCGAAAACACCCTCGCAGCGTTCAGGAAGGCATTCGAATTCGGTGGCCAACACGTCACTTGTGAAACCGATCTAGGAATTACCCGCGACGGCGAACTTGTCCTGATTCACGACGAGACGGTCGACCGCACCACCAACGGCCACGGTCTGGTGCAGAACATGACGTATTCCGAACTGTGCAAGCTCGACGCCGGCAGCTGGTTTGGCGAGCAATTCAGCGGTGAACGTGTGCCGTTGCTGAAGGAGGCGCTGCAGCTCGCCCGTGAACTCGGTATCATCTACCAGCTGGAGCTCAAGATCTACGACGCGAACGATGTGTTCTTCCCGAAGCTGAGGGCACTGATCGACGAGCTGGGCTGTGCAGACCTTCTGCAGTTTTCCTCTTTCGACTACGTGCAACTGAAGGCTGTTAAGCAGGCAATCCCAGACGTGCCGACCGTCGGTCTCATGCATTCGCGTCTGATCGACCCTGCAGCTCTTGCGCGCCAGGCCAATCTCGACGCCATGAACATCGAAATCTACCACTTCGCCAGTGGAGAGGCTCGCCAGCTTCACGAAGAGGGCTTCGCCGCATTCTGCTACCTACCGGCGGACTACCACGAGAAACTGCTGAAATATGGCGTCGATATTGAAGCTCAGGTCGTTCAATGGGTTCGTGGAGGTCAGTTGGATCAGCTCCTGGGCGATGACGTCGCGCAAGTGGCAAAGATCAGGGACAGAGCCCATGGTTGA